The following are from one region of the Mycolicibacterium diernhoferi genome:
- a CDS encoding cytochrome P450 has translation MTTSEQTSATETDATTANAEELAVFPFKRTCPFAPADEYADGGSIRKVSFKNIVPAWMVTDYSDVKAVLGDRRSSVRNIPDPSRGDEGGEPLPGFFVAMDPPDQTRLRKMLSREFTPRRMEAMRPAVERITNKLIDQMLEQDGPVDLVQALALPLPSLVICELLGIPYDRHDWFQEETVKFLRLDTTPEEAAATVASVMGYLGELTVSKMDDPGDDLISLLLNHVRSGDLTITEVAGMAAFLLMAGHETTGNMISLSTYALLEHPDQLELLRQDPSLIPAAVEELLRFLDIIGNLPRYMTEDVELAGQTIPAGDIVMVAMDKANRDPKQFEDPDTLNILRKDAKGHVAFGHGIHVCLGAPLARVELQSVISALLNRIPTLKVAVPAEEVEVKTDAKIFGLKSLPVTW, from the coding sequence GTGACCACCAGCGAACAGACGTCGGCCACCGAGACTGACGCGACGACAGCCAACGCCGAAGAGCTGGCGGTTTTTCCGTTCAAGCGGACGTGCCCCTTCGCGCCGGCCGACGAGTACGCCGACGGCGGTTCTATCCGCAAGGTTTCGTTCAAGAACATCGTCCCGGCCTGGATGGTCACCGACTACAGCGATGTCAAAGCGGTGCTCGGCGATCGGCGCTCCAGTGTCCGGAACATCCCCGACCCATCCCGCGGCGACGAGGGCGGTGAGCCACTGCCCGGCTTCTTCGTCGCGATGGATCCGCCCGACCAGACCCGGCTGCGCAAGATGCTCTCCCGCGAATTCACGCCGCGACGCATGGAAGCCATGCGGCCCGCGGTGGAGCGGATCACGAACAAGTTGATCGATCAGATGCTCGAGCAGGACGGTCCGGTCGACCTGGTCCAAGCGCTGGCGCTCCCGTTGCCGTCCTTGGTGATCTGCGAGTTGTTGGGCATCCCGTACGACCGGCACGACTGGTTCCAGGAAGAGACCGTGAAGTTCCTGCGTCTGGACACCACGCCGGAGGAGGCAGCCGCGACGGTCGCTTCGGTGATGGGTTACCTCGGCGAGCTCACCGTCTCCAAGATGGACGATCCCGGTGACGACCTGATCAGCCTGCTGCTCAATCATGTTCGCAGCGGTGACCTGACGATCACCGAGGTGGCCGGCATGGCCGCCTTCCTGCTGATGGCCGGGCACGAGACGACCGGCAACATGATCTCGCTGAGCACGTATGCCCTGCTGGAGCATCCCGATCAACTCGAACTGCTGCGTCAGGACCCCTCGCTCATCCCGGCCGCGGTGGAGGAACTGCTGCGCTTCCTCGACATCATCGGCAATCTGCCGCGCTATATGACCGAGGACGTCGAGCTCGCCGGTCAGACCATCCCGGCCGGCGACATCGTCATGGTGGCCATGGACAAGGCCAACCGCGACCCGAAGCAGTTCGAGGATCCGGACACGCTCAATATCCTGCGCAAGGACGCCAAAGGCCATGTCGCCTTCGGGCACGGGATCCACGTCTGCCTCGGCGCGCCGCTCGCCCGGGTGGAATTGCAGTCGGTGATCTCCGCACTGCTGAACCGGATTCCGACACTCAAGGTGGCGGTTCCTGCCGAGGAGGTTGAGGTCAAGACCGACGCCAAGATCTTCGGGCTGAAGTCGCTTCCCGTCACGTGGTAG
- a CDS encoding MlaE family ABC transporter permease: protein MALDTLVAIPRRPFAWREFLEQCWFVARVSLVPTLMLAIPFTVLLIFTFNILLLEFGAADFAGTGAAYGTVTQIGPVVTVLVVAGAGATAMCADLGARTIRDELDALRVMGVDPIQSLVVPRVLAATVVATLLSSVVILVGLVGGFAFSVFVQHVTPGAFIGGLTVITSAADVIISLIKAALFGLSAGLIACYKGISVGGGPAGVGNAVNETVVFTFVALFAINIIASAVGIKATL, encoded by the coding sequence ATGGCGTTGGACACCCTCGTCGCGATTCCCCGCCGGCCGTTCGCCTGGCGCGAGTTCCTGGAGCAGTGCTGGTTCGTCGCGCGGGTGTCGCTGGTGCCGACGTTGATGCTGGCGATCCCGTTCACCGTGCTGCTGATCTTCACCTTCAACATCCTGTTGCTGGAGTTCGGCGCGGCCGACTTCGCCGGCACCGGGGCCGCCTACGGCACCGTCACACAGATCGGTCCGGTGGTGACCGTGCTGGTCGTCGCGGGAGCCGGCGCCACGGCCATGTGCGCAGACCTCGGCGCCCGCACCATCCGCGACGAGCTCGACGCGTTGCGGGTGATGGGTGTCGACCCGATCCAGTCGTTGGTCGTGCCCCGGGTCCTGGCCGCAACCGTCGTGGCCACGCTGCTGTCCTCGGTGGTGATCCTGGTGGGACTCGTTGGCGGCTTTGCCTTCTCGGTCTTCGTCCAACATGTGACGCCCGGCGCGTTCATCGGCGGCCTGACCGTCATCACCAGTGCCGCCGACGTCATCATCTCGCTGATCAAGGCGGCGCTGTTCGGGCTTTCCGCCGGGCTGATCGCCTGCTACAAGGGCATTTCGGTGGGTGGCGGGCCCGCCGGCGTCGGGAACGCGGTCAACGAAACCGTCGTCTTCACCTTCGTCGCGCTGTTTGCGATCAACATCATCGCCTCCGCCGTCGGCATCAAGGCGACCCTGTGA
- a CDS encoding ABC transporter permease: MTAGSPSRIHPRVRRAFQGWIDGLSRIGTQAQFYFQTLGSIKDVVIHYKVELFRLIAQMSLGVGALAVVGGTVVIVGFLTLSTGALVAVQGYNQFAEVGVEALTGFASAYFNVRLIGPVIAGIGLAATIGAGATAQLGAMRINEEIDALEVMGVRSIAYLASSRVLAGVIVVIPLYCVAVLSAFWAARFGTIFIYGQSSGVYDHYFLTFLNKTDIIWSFFQAVVMAVVIMLVHTYYGFTASGGPAGVGEAVGRAVRTSLIAAVLVVLFLSLAIYGQSGNFHLAG; the protein is encoded by the coding sequence GTGACCGCCGGCAGCCCGAGCCGGATTCACCCGCGCGTGCGCCGCGCGTTTCAGGGCTGGATCGACGGCCTGAGTCGGATCGGGACCCAGGCGCAGTTCTACTTCCAAACCCTGGGCTCGATCAAGGACGTCGTCATCCACTACAAGGTGGAGTTGTTCCGGCTGATCGCCCAGATGAGTTTGGGTGTCGGAGCGTTGGCCGTGGTCGGCGGCACCGTGGTGATCGTCGGCTTCCTCACGCTGTCCACCGGTGCGCTGGTCGCGGTGCAGGGCTACAACCAGTTCGCCGAGGTCGGCGTCGAGGCGTTGACCGGCTTCGCCTCGGCGTATTTCAACGTCCGGTTGATCGGGCCGGTCATCGCGGGCATCGGTCTGGCCGCCACCATCGGCGCCGGCGCCACCGCACAACTCGGTGCCATGCGGATCAACGAAGAGATCGATGCGCTGGAAGTGATGGGGGTCCGGTCGATCGCCTACCTCGCCTCCAGTCGGGTGCTTGCCGGTGTCATCGTGGTCATCCCGCTGTACTGCGTGGCCGTGCTGTCGGCGTTCTGGGCGGCCCGGTTCGGCACCATTTTCATCTACGGCCAGTCCTCCGGGGTGTATGACCACTACTTCCTGACCTTCCTGAACAAGACGGACATCATCTGGTCCTTCTTCCAGGCCGTCGTGATGGCGGTGGTCATCATGCTGGTGCACACCTACTACGGGTTCACCGCCTCCGGCGGCCCGGCCGGTGTGGGTGAGGCCGTCGGCCGCGCGGTGCGCACCTCACTGATCGCCGCCGTGCTGGTGGTGCTCTTCCTCTCGCTGGCCATCTACGGCCAGTCCGGCAACTTCCACCTGGCTGGGTAA